The following proteins are encoded in a genomic region of Synechococcus sp. CBW1002:
- a CDS encoding ribbon-helix-helix protein, CopG family, protein MPAFSLRLPQDLERRLGEEALHCGQPRSELIREALEELLRRREQQRFMAGLVAAAEALVRDPSARAESLDVAADFLPADCEALALAEETTSRELTGQPSPQPWWR, encoded by the coding sequence ATGCCGGCCTTCAGTCTTCGGCTCCCCCAGGACCTGGAGCGCAGACTGGGCGAGGAAGCCCTCCACTGCGGCCAGCCCCGCTCGGAGCTGATCCGCGAGGCACTGGAGGAGCTGCTGCGCCGCCGGGAGCAGCAGCGCTTCATGGCCGGGCTCGTCGCCGCCGCCGAAGCGCTGGTGAGGGATCCTTCAGCCCGCGCTGAAAGCCTGGATGTGGCGGCAGATTTCCTGCCGGCCGACTGCGAGGCTCTGGCGTTGGCGGAGGAGACGACCTCCCGGGAGCTGACCGGCCAACCGAGCCCCCAACCGTGGTGGCGCTGA
- a CDS encoding type II toxin-antitoxin system RelE/ParE family toxin: protein MLFELAFHPEALREWRKLTPGIREQFMNKLAGRLTEPRIPASKLRGSSNRYKIKLRAAGYRLVYEVRDHELLVLVVAVGKREHNVVDQRADQR from the coding sequence ATGCTCTTTGAGCTGGCCTTTCACCCGGAAGCCCTTCGGGAGTGGCGGAAGCTGACGCCAGGAATCCGGGAGCAGTTCATGAACAAGTTGGCCGGGCGGCTGACTGAGCCCAGGATCCCCGCGAGCAAATTGCGTGGATCCTCCAACCGCTACAAGATCAAGTTGCGGGCCGCCGGGTACCGTCTGGTCTACGAGGTGCGTGACCATGAGCTCCTCGTCCTTGTCGTGGCGGTGGGCAAGCGGGAGCACAATGTTGTCGACCAGCGTGCCGATCAGCGCTGA
- a CDS encoding type II toxin-antitoxin system PemK/MazF family toxin has protein sequence MRRGEIWVARLNPNQGAEVGKLRPVVILQADPITQAGLATVIVVPLTTQDRPGTRALRVPIRARDRLLCDSFAMADQLRSLDRSRLGDGPLTTLGGDELAELERALLGVLGIGFA, from the coding sequence ATGCGTCGGGGTGAGATCTGGGTGGCGCGTCTGAATCCCAACCAGGGCGCGGAGGTGGGAAAGCTGCGTCCCGTCGTGATCCTTCAGGCCGATCCGATCACCCAGGCCGGCCTGGCCACGGTGATCGTGGTGCCGCTCACCACCCAGGACCGGCCTGGCACCCGGGCGCTGCGGGTCCCGATCCGTGCCCGCGACCGCCTGCTCTGCGACTCCTTCGCCATGGCGGATCAGCTCCGCTCCCTGGATCGCTCCCGCCTTGGCGACGGCCCCCTCACCACCCTCGGCGGGGACGAACTGGCGGAGCTGGAGCGAGCGCTACTGGGGGTGCTGGGCATTGGGTTCGCCTGA
- a CDS encoding type II toxin-antitoxin system Phd/YefM family antitoxin, which produces MAHRVLTETAVSISEHKKNPMATVAAGEGMAVAVLNRNEPAFYCVPARAYEELMDLVDDLELGRIADARLTDGQEPVRVSLDAL; this is translated from the coding sequence ATGGCCCACCGCGTACTCACCGAGACAGCGGTGAGCATCTCGGAACACAAGAAAAACCCCATGGCCACCGTGGCGGCAGGAGAGGGAATGGCCGTCGCGGTGCTCAACCGCAACGAGCCGGCCTTCTACTGCGTGCCGGCCAGGGCTTACGAAGAACTGATGGATCTGGTGGACGACCTGGAGCTGGGCCGCATCGCCGATGCCCGGCTGACGGACGGCCAGGAGCCTGTGCGGGTCAGCCTCGATGCTCTTTGA
- a CDS encoding DEAD/DEAH box helicase family protein, which yields MADSSPSELNQLRRENAFLIGLLEAHGIAWRSGGPDPTEPAPISQAAPANGPSSTQEKVALFRRLFRGRDDVHALRWQSNSSGRSGYGPACANEWKPGICEKPRVACRDCSHRELLPLSDAAIYGHLAGDHTIGLYPLLENDHCHLLAVDFDEQDWRDDARAFLGSCRQLGVPAALEISRSGEGAHVWVFFEEAVPAREARQLGAALISHTCAASYQLQLSSYDRLFPNQDSMPKGGFGNLIALPLQKEARQRGCSVFVNDDLHPYPDQWAYLATLQRLPVAGLQTLIQSATCGAHPLDLAFIDEEDMATPWKAAVPLSRLRGPLPTSLTLTLADRLYVERLGLPQPLLNRLIRLAAFANPAFFKAQAMRLSVWDKPRVIGCAENFPQHIALPRGCLEPVQTLLQEQGISWELVDERQNGSPLEMAFTGQLRADQEAAVEAMLRHDIGVLQAPTAFGKTVVAAAILARRGVNTLVLVHRADLLRQWQERLHTFLDVAPEAIGCIGGGKAKPTGQLDIAVMQSLVRKGEVNPLVQSYGQVIVDECHHIAAASFEAILRQVKARYVLGLSATLVRRDGLQPILFMQCGPIRHTAQRPAGAPQTLELVSRTHQLEGLPTDLPIQELMRRLAEDPRRTERIVEEALACWGDGHRLLLLSERTDHITTIATALAGEVPNLFLLHGRLSARQRSTTLAALEALPLNEPRIVLATGRLVGEGFDHPPLNTLLLAMPVSWKGTLQQYAGRLHRQQSGKTSVRIIDWVDLGHPITQRMWERRLRGYRAMGYALLADQLSMAGV from the coding sequence GTGGCTGACTCCAGTCCCTCCGAGCTGAACCAGCTGCGCCGGGAGAACGCCTTCTTGATTGGGCTTCTGGAGGCCCACGGCATCGCCTGGCGATCCGGCGGCCCTGACCCAACGGAACCCGCGCCGATTTCGCAGGCAGCACCTGCCAACGGCCCCAGTTCTACGCAGGAGAAGGTGGCGCTGTTCCGGCGCCTGTTCCGCGGTCGCGACGACGTGCATGCCCTGCGCTGGCAGAGCAACAGCAGCGGGCGCTCGGGGTATGGGCCGGCCTGTGCGAATGAATGGAAGCCGGGGATCTGCGAGAAGCCTCGTGTGGCGTGCCGCGACTGCAGCCACCGGGAGCTATTGCCGCTCAGCGATGCGGCGATCTACGGCCATCTGGCCGGAGACCACACCATCGGCCTCTACCCCCTGCTGGAGAACGACCACTGCCACCTGCTGGCCGTCGACTTTGACGAGCAGGACTGGCGTGATGACGCCCGGGCCTTTCTGGGCTCCTGCCGGCAGCTGGGCGTGCCAGCGGCCCTGGAGATCTCCCGTTCCGGAGAGGGCGCCCACGTGTGGGTGTTCTTCGAGGAGGCGGTACCGGCCCGAGAGGCCCGTCAACTCGGGGCAGCCCTGATCAGCCACACCTGCGCTGCGTCATATCAATTGCAGCTGAGCTCCTACGACCGGCTCTTCCCCAATCAGGACAGCATGCCCAAGGGGGGCTTCGGCAACCTGATCGCCCTGCCGCTGCAGAAGGAAGCCCGGCAGCGGGGTTGCAGCGTGTTCGTGAATGACGACCTGCATCCCTATCCCGATCAGTGGGCCTATCTGGCAACCCTGCAGAGGTTGCCTGTGGCGGGGCTGCAGACCTTGATCCAGAGCGCCACGTGCGGTGCCCATCCTCTCGATCTGGCGTTCATCGACGAGGAGGACATGGCGACTCCATGGAAGGCAGCGGTGCCGCTTTCGCGGCTCAGGGGACCGCTGCCCACCTCCCTCACGCTCACCCTGGCTGATCGCCTCTATGTGGAGCGCTTGGGCCTACCGCAGCCACTACTCAATCGCCTGATTCGCCTCGCCGCCTTCGCCAACCCGGCCTTCTTCAAGGCCCAGGCGATGCGACTGTCGGTGTGGGACAAACCGCGGGTGATCGGCTGCGCCGAGAACTTTCCTCAGCACATTGCCCTGCCTCGGGGCTGCCTGGAACCCGTGCAGACCCTGCTGCAGGAGCAGGGGATCAGCTGGGAGCTGGTGGATGAACGTCAGAACGGCTCACCGCTGGAGATGGCGTTCACGGGCCAGCTGCGCGCTGACCAGGAGGCCGCCGTCGAAGCGATGCTGCGCCATGACATCGGCGTGCTGCAGGCACCGACGGCCTTCGGGAAAACGGTGGTGGCGGCAGCGATCCTGGCCCGGCGGGGTGTGAACACCCTGGTGCTGGTGCATCGGGCGGATCTGCTGCGCCAATGGCAGGAGCGGCTCCACACCTTTCTGGATGTCGCTCCCGAGGCGATCGGTTGCATCGGTGGAGGCAAAGCCAAGCCCACCGGCCAACTCGACATCGCCGTGATGCAGTCGCTGGTGCGCAAGGGCGAGGTGAATCCCTTGGTGCAGAGCTACGGGCAGGTGATTGTCGACGAATGCCACCACATCGCGGCGGCGTCCTTTGAGGCCATCCTGCGCCAGGTGAAGGCCCGCTACGTGCTGGGGCTGTCGGCCACCCTGGTGCGCCGCGACGGTCTGCAGCCGATCCTGTTCATGCAGTGCGGCCCCATTCGCCACACCGCCCAGCGGCCTGCCGGAGCGCCCCAGACCCTGGAACTGGTGAGCCGCACCCATCAGCTCGAGGGGCTGCCAACCGATCTGCCGATCCAGGAGCTGATGCGCCGCTTGGCGGAAGACCCACGCCGCACCGAGCGGATCGTGGAGGAGGCTCTCGCCTGCTGGGGTGACGGCCACCGTTTGTTGCTCCTGAGCGAGCGCACCGATCACATCACGACGATCGCCACCGCTCTGGCTGGGGAGGTGCCGAACCTATTCCTTTTGCATGGCCGGCTGAGTGCACGCCAGCGCAGCACCACCCTTGCCGCGCTGGAGGCGTTGCCTCTCAACGAACCCCGCATCGTCCTGGCCACAGGCCGTCTGGTGGGAGAAGGATTCGACCATCCGCCACTCAACACTCTGCTGCTGGCGATGCCCGTGTCCTGGAAAGGCACACTGCAGCAATACGCCGGCCGCCTGCATCGGCAACAGAGCGGCAAGACAAGCGTGCGAATCATCGACTGGGTCGATCTCGGCCATCCGATCACGCAACGGATGTGGGAGCGACGGCTGCGGGGCTATCGGGCCATGGGCTACGCGCTGCTTGCAGATCAGCTATCGATGGCAGGCGTCTGA